The following proteins come from a genomic window of Mariniflexile sp. TRM1-10:
- a CDS encoding type I restriction-modification system subunit M, with product MSEEQKKILEQQLWNIANTLRGKMNADEFRDYILGFIFYKYLAEKMEIFADLILEQDNIQFRNIEENTKIGQEYIEAIRDEALENLGYFLKPSELFSEIAKRGNSGSNNFILEDLQKILTNIQLSTMGTQSEEDFEDLFSDMDLNSNNLGRTAEARNAIIVKVLVHLDEIDFKLENSELDVLGDAYEYLIGQFASGAGKKAGEFYTPQEVSKILAKIVTTGKNRLKSVYDPTCGSGSLLLRVAREVKDVNNFYGQEMNRTTYNLARMNMILHGVHYLKFNIKQEDTLEHPQHLNDMPFEAIVANPPFSANWSANPLFLNDDRFSQYGKLAPASKADFAFVQHMIYHLAENGTMAIVLPHGVLFRGAAELHIRKYLIEQKNYLDAVIGLPANIFYGTSIPTCILVFKKCKEDPDHILFIDASKEFEKVKNQNMLRDNHITKIVETYRNRTVIEKYSHLASLKEVAENDYNLNIPRYVDTFEPEEEIDIHSVMQEIKSLEAKRAELDKEIDVYFKELGLVF from the coding sequence ATGTCAGAAGAACAGAAAAAAATATTGGAGCAACAGCTTTGGAATATAGCGAATACTTTACGAGGAAAGATGAATGCGGATGAGTTCCGGGATTATATACTAGGTTTCATATTCTATAAATATTTGGCTGAAAAAATGGAAATTTTTGCTGACTTAATTTTAGAACAAGATAACATTCAGTTCAGGAATATTGAAGAAAACACAAAAATAGGTCAAGAATATATTGAAGCTATTAGAGACGAAGCTCTAGAAAATTTGGGCTACTTTTTAAAACCATCTGAACTTTTTAGTGAAATTGCAAAAAGAGGAAACAGCGGTAGTAATAATTTCATTCTAGAAGATTTACAAAAAATCCTGACCAATATTCAGTTGAGTACAATGGGAACTCAAAGTGAGGAAGATTTTGAAGATCTTTTTTCAGATATGGACTTAAATAGTAATAATTTAGGACGAACTGCAGAAGCAAGAAATGCAATAATAGTGAAAGTTCTAGTACATCTTGATGAAATAGATTTTAAGTTGGAGAATTCTGAACTAGATGTATTAGGTGACGCCTATGAGTATCTTATTGGTCAGTTTGCAAGTGGAGCCGGTAAAAAGGCAGGAGAGTTCTATACACCTCAAGAAGTTTCCAAAATTCTTGCAAAAATTGTTACGACAGGGAAGAATAGATTAAAATCGGTATATGATCCAACCTGTGGCTCGGGATCGTTATTATTGCGTGTTGCACGTGAGGTAAAAGATGTCAATAATTTTTACGGACAAGAGATGAACCGTACCACATACAATCTTGCTCGAATGAATATGATCCTTCACGGAGTACATTATCTGAAATTCAATATTAAGCAAGAAGATACTTTAGAACACCCGCAGCATCTGAATGATATGCCTTTTGAGGCTATAGTAGCAAACCCTCCTTTTTCAGCCAATTGGAGTGCTAATCCTCTATTTCTGAATGATGACCGTTTCAGTCAATATGGAAAGTTGGCTCCAGCTAGTAAAGCAGATTTCGCTTTTGTGCAACATATGATTTATCATTTAGCGGAAAACGGTACCATGGCGATTGTATTGCCACACGGCGTATTGTTCCGTGGTGCAGCAGAATTACATATTCGTAAATACCTTATTGAACAAAAGAATTACTTAGATGCAGTAATTGGTTTGCCTGCCAACATTTTCTATGGAACCAGTATTCCGACATGTATTTTAGTGTTTAAAAAATGTAAGGAAGATCCAGACCATATTTTATTTATTGATGCCAGCAAAGAGTTTGAAAAGGTAAAGAACCAAAATATGTTGCGAGACAATCACATCACTAAGATTGTAGAAACCTATCGTAATAGAACGGTGATTGAAAAATACAGTCATTTAGCTTCTTTAAAAGAAGTTGCTGAAAACGATTATAATTTAAATATTCCTCGTTATGTAGATACTTTTGAACCAGAAGAAGAAATCGATATACATTCAGTAATGCAGGAAATCAAATCTTTGGAAGCCAAGCGTGCTGAGTTGGACAAGGAAATTGATGTATATTTCAAGGAATTAGGACTTGTTTTTTAA
- a CDS encoding tyrosine-type recombinase/integrase: protein MNDQKQISEVIDLWKTNKKQYVKKSSFSAYTLLIENHLLPIFGDKYSIEEGEVQAFVFQKLESGLSQKTIKDILIVLKMILKYGAKHKWMNYNPFDIQFPTEREKYTIEVLNRSDQKKIMNYIQEHFTFRNLGVYICLSSGMRIGEVCALTWEDVDTENGIISVNRTIQRIYVIEDGSRKTELILDTPKTKNSIREIPISKDLLRILKPFKKIVNPAFFVLTNDIKPTEPRTYRSYYKNLMKELKMPDLKFHGLRHSFATRCIESNCDYKTVSVLLGHSNISTTLNLYVHPNMEQKKKAIEQMFKALR, encoded by the coding sequence ATGAATGATCAAAAACAAATTTCAGAGGTAATTGACCTATGGAAAACAAACAAAAAACAGTATGTGAAGAAATCAAGTTTTTCTGCTTATACACTTTTAATTGAAAATCATCTATTACCCATATTTGGTGATAAATATTCGATTGAGGAAGGAGAGGTACAGGCTTTTGTATTCCAGAAATTGGAATCAGGTTTGAGCCAAAAAACAATAAAGGATATTCTAATTGTTCTGAAAATGATTCTCAAATATGGAGCTAAACATAAATGGATGAATTATAATCCATTTGACATCCAATTTCCAACAGAACGAGAGAAATATACGATAGAGGTTTTAAACCGTTCGGATCAGAAAAAAATCATGAATTATATACAAGAGCATTTTACATTTCGAAATTTAGGCGTTTATATTTGCCTAAGCTCGGGTATGCGCATTGGAGAAGTCTGTGCCCTTACTTGGGAAGATGTTGATACAGAAAATGGTATTATCAGCGTTAACAGAACAATCCAACGCATTTATGTTATAGAGGATGGAAGTAGAAAAACGGAACTTATTTTAGATACACCAAAAACAAAAAATTCCATTCGAGAAATTCCAATAAGCAAAGATTTATTAAGAATACTCAAACCATTTAAAAAAATTGTTAATCCGGCGTTCTTTGTATTAACTAATGATATCAAGCCTACTGAACCCAGAACCTATCGCAGCTATTATAAAAACCTAATGAAAGAGTTAAAAATGCCAGATCTAAAGTTTCATGGACTTAGACACAGTTTTGCCACCAGATGTATTGAAAGTAATTGCGATTACAAAACTGTTAGTGTCCTTTTGGGACATTCCAATATCAGCACAACCTTAAATCTCTATGTCCATCCCAACATGGAGCAGAAGAAGAAGGCGATTGAGCAAATGTTTAAAGCTTTGAGATAA
- a CDS encoding restriction endonuclease subunit S, whose product MRFPEFTEEWETKKLGEVVNFKVTNSFSRDNLNYENGTVKNIHYGDIHTKFQTLFDISKETVPFINEEMNVGRISDENYCREGDIIFADASEDLNDVGKSIEVINVNGEKLLSGLHTLLARPKVNIFHLGFNGYLFKSNQVRTQIQKESQGSKVLSINVGRISKIELSFPAVQEQERITALLSLLDERIQTQNKILLNHKSLIKNLRDMLFKHKIRFKDDNGSEFPDWVSCKLKDVTHRIVQKNSEKNTNVLTISAQYGLISQLEFFNKSVSAKDVSGYYLLSKGDFAYNKSYSNGYPMGAIKRLIKYDKGIVSTLYICFRCNENVNKDYMEHYFESQIQNIEIEKVAQEGARNHGLLNVGITDFFDINVNIPSIMEQEKIGTFLSVINRKIETENEILEQLENQKQYLLRQMFV is encoded by the coding sequence TTGAGATTTCCTGAGTTTACTGAAGAATGGGAAACTAAGAAGTTAGGAGAAGTTGTGAATTTTAAAGTAACTAATTCCTTTTCGAGGGATAATTTGAATTATGAAAATGGTACTGTAAAAAACATCCATTATGGTGATATTCATACCAAGTTTCAAACTTTGTTTGATATTTCAAAAGAAACAGTGCCATTTATAAATGAGGAAATGAATGTGGGAAGAATTTCGGATGAAAATTATTGCAGAGAAGGAGATATTATATTTGCAGATGCTTCCGAAGATTTGAATGATGTGGGTAAAAGTATAGAAGTTATAAATGTCAATGGTGAGAAATTATTATCAGGATTGCATACTTTATTAGCAAGACCAAAAGTAAATATTTTTCATTTGGGCTTTAATGGATATTTATTCAAATCCAACCAAGTAAGAACACAGATTCAAAAAGAATCTCAGGGGTCAAAAGTTCTAAGTATCAATGTTGGACGGATTTCAAAAATTGAATTATCGTTTCCTGCTGTGCAAGAACAAGAAAGAATTACTGCTTTATTGAGCTTGTTGGATGAACGTATCCAAACCCAAAACAAAATACTATTAAATCATAAATCCTTAATTAAAAATCTCAGAGATATGCTTTTTAAGCATAAAATTAGATTTAAAGATGATAATGGGAGTGAATTTCCTGACTGGGTGAGTTGTAAGCTCAAAGACGTTACACATAGAATCGTTCAGAAAAATTCAGAAAAAAACACAAACGTTTTAACAATATCAGCTCAATATGGTTTAATAAGTCAACTTGAATTTTTTAACAAATCTGTTTCGGCAAAAGATGTTTCAGGTTATTATCTTTTAAGTAAGGGTGACTTTGCTTATAATAAAAGTTATTCAAATGGGTATCCAATGGGAGCGATAAAGAGATTAATAAAATATGACAAAGGAATTGTCTCTACATTATATATTTGCTTTCGATGTAATGAAAATGTTAACAAAGATTACATGGAACATTATTTTGAATCACAAATTCAAAACATTGAAATAGAAAAAGTTGCACAAGAGGGAGCACGGAACCACGGACTTTTAAATGTTGGTATTACTGATTTTTTTGATATTAATGTAAATATTCCTTCTATCATGGAACAAGAAAAAATAGGTACTTTCCTTTCCGTAATTAATCGAAAAATAGAAACTGAAAATGAGATTTTAGAACAACTTGAAAATCAGAAACAATACCTATTGCGGCAAATGTTTGTTTAA
- a CDS encoding restriction endonuclease subunit S, whose translation MANKKLKVGNVPNLRFPGFTEEWETKKLGEITIINPKNENLPISFVYIDLESVVNGCLLKEERILKDEAPSRAQRGLTKGDILFQMVRPYQKNNLFFDKEGDYVASTGYAQIRTLHNSQFVFQYLHNQKFVDKVIERCTGTSYPAINSSDLGNIRIHYPNSQEQSKIANFLELLDNRIQTQNKIIEGLKLLKQTLIKKIFSQQLRFKDDNGSEFSEWSKKKLNEIGRFYVGGDLEKLDYQKEKTYKYCHPIYANGAGLGLYGYASTAQYPKNSVTVSGRGNLGVANVRHEEFNAIVRLIVIVPKSEISSKYLEEAINDINFVIESTGVPQLTVPQISKYSIKIPCLKEQIKIADFLSSIDSKIDIESRLRQKLEEQKKFLLQNLFI comes from the coding sequence ATGGCGAATAAAAAATTAAAAGTAGGTAACGTTCCTAATTTGAGATTTCCAGGGTTTACTGAAGAATGGGAAACTAAGAAGTTGGGTGAGATTACTATTATAAATCCTAAAAATGAAAACTTGCCTATTTCATTTGTCTATATTGATTTGGAAAGTGTAGTTAACGGATGTTTGTTAAAAGAAGAAAGAATTTTAAAAGATGAAGCCCCAAGCAGAGCCCAGAGAGGATTAACAAAAGGAGATATATTATTCCAGATGGTAAGACCTTATCAAAAGAACAATTTGTTTTTTGATAAAGAAGGAGATTATGTAGCCTCTACAGGATATGCACAAATTAGAACATTACATAATTCTCAGTTTGTTTTTCAGTATCTGCATAACCAAAAGTTTGTTGATAAAGTTATTGAAAGATGTACTGGTACAAGTTATCCTGCAATTAATTCATCAGATTTAGGAAACATTAGGATACATTATCCCAATTCTCAAGAACAAAGTAAGATAGCAAACTTTTTAGAACTATTAGATAACCGTATCCAAACCCAAAACAAAATAATTGAGGGTTTAAAATTGTTAAAACAAACACTAATTAAAAAAATATTTTCTCAACAATTACGTTTTAAAGATGATAATGGGAGTGAGTTTTCTGAGTGGAGCAAGAAAAAATTGAATGAGATCGGAAGGTTTTATGTAGGTGGTGATTTGGAGAAGTTGGATTATCAAAAAGAAAAGACATATAAATACTGTCATCCGATTTATGCGAATGGGGCCGGACTGGGATTATATGGCTATGCAAGTACAGCACAATACCCTAAAAACAGCGTTACTGTAAGTGGAAGGGGAAATTTAGGAGTTGCAAATGTAAGGCACGAAGAATTTAATGCTATTGTGAGACTTATAGTAATTGTTCCCAAAAGTGAAATTAGTTCTAAATATTTAGAAGAAGCTATAAATGACATTAATTTTGTTATTGAAAGTACTGGAGTACCTCAACTAACTGTTCCACAAATCTCAAAATACTCGATTAAAATTCCTTGTTTAAAGGAGCAAATCAAAATCGCTGATTTTCTTTCATCCATAGATTCCAAAATAGATATAGAATCACGCTTGCGGCAAAAATTAGAAGAGCAGAAAAAGTTTTTACTGCAAAATTTGTTTATTTGA
- a CDS encoding single-stranded DNA-binding protein, whose amino-acid sequence MNITGRLTRDAEVRTTSQNKEVVSFSVAVNDSYKTKQGERIEQTAFFDCSYWRTPKVADFLTKGTLVELSGRVSARAWAGNDGEPRAGLNFHTTEIKFYGGAKKAETVEATKKIKTVNPVPQETTDDLPF is encoded by the coding sequence ATGAACATCACAGGAAGATTGACAAGGGATGCGGAAGTACGCACAACGTCACAGAACAAAGAAGTAGTAAGCTTTTCAGTAGCAGTAAACGACAGCTACAAAACCAAGCAAGGAGAACGTATAGAGCAAACCGCCTTTTTCGATTGCTCCTATTGGAGAACCCCAAAAGTAGCCGATTTTCTTACCAAAGGTACATTGGTAGAACTATCAGGGAGAGTAAGTGCAAGAGCATGGGCAGGTAATGACGGAGAACCAAGAGCAGGACTGAATTTCCATACCACAGAAATCAAATTCTACGGAGGTGCTAAGAAAGCAGAAACCGTAGAGGCTACTAAGAAAATCAAAACTGTTAATCCTGTACCACAGGAAACAACAGACGACCTCCCATTCTAA